In Thauera sp. JM12B12, one DNA window encodes the following:
- a CDS encoding heme-binding protein: MIGTVGLRVQTWPAPEDFLAGFDPDSVGAVVLDVRMPGTSALTVLETLVARGVDQPVIMLTGHGTVDLCRRAFKAGAAYFLEKPVDDELLLEVLQKAVRRHVGARAYVPGWAAGTVLPRLCSPIGCADPSPENLMNKLSILAATLVLGTAAGAAQAQVISQRSIGLELANRLAAGAVQACADKGYAVSATVVDRAGLVRAVQRADNAGPHTLAASQHKAFTSASARNTTLAMMDAAQKNPGAANLTDIPGFLLLGGGVPVKAGDEVIGAIGIGGAPGGHLDEQCALAAIEGAAELLK; this comes from the coding sequence TTGATCGGGACGGTCGGGCTGCGGGTGCAGACCTGGCCGGCACCGGAGGACTTCCTCGCCGGCTTCGACCCCGACAGCGTCGGCGCCGTCGTGCTCGACGTGCGCATGCCCGGCACCAGCGCGCTGACGGTGCTCGAGACCCTGGTCGCGCGCGGGGTCGATCAGCCGGTGATCATGCTCACCGGCCATGGCACGGTGGATCTGTGCCGGCGCGCATTCAAGGCCGGCGCGGCGTATTTCCTCGAGAAGCCGGTCGACGACGAGCTGCTGCTCGAGGTGCTGCAGAAGGCGGTGCGTCGGCACGTCGGCGCGCGCGCGTACGTGCCCGGATGGGCGGCGGGGACGGTGCTTCCTAGACTGTGTTCACCGATCGGATGCGCCGATCCCTCACCGGAGAACCTCATGAACAAGCTGTCCATCCTCGCCGCCACCCTCGTCCTCGGCACCGCGGCCGGCGCCGCCCAGGCCCAGGTCATCAGCCAGCGCAGCATCGGCCTCGAGCTCGCCAACCGCCTCGCCGCCGGCGCGGTGCAGGCCTGCGCCGACAAGGGCTATGCGGTCAGCGCCACGGTGGTCGACCGCGCCGGCCTGGTGCGTGCCGTACAGCGCGCCGACAACGCCGGCCCGCACACCCTGGCCGCCAGCCAGCACAAGGCCTTCACCTCGGCCTCGGCGCGCAACACCACGCTGGCGATGATGGACGCCGCGCAGAAGAACCCCGGCGCCGCCAATCTCACCGACATCCCCGGCTTCCTGCTGCTCGGCGGTGGCGTGCCGGTGAAGGCGGGCGATGAGGTGATCGGCGCGATCGGCATCGGCGGCGCGCCCGGCGGCCATCTGGACGAACAGTGCGCGCTGGCGGCGATCGAGGGCGCGGCCGAACTGCTGAAGTAA
- a CDS encoding PEP-CTERM sorting domain-containing protein has product MLAAALSLATLQASAAVIDFNGLAHDGVLIEVNPLAYGGFLFSNSVDKQEALGVWGRNEVQQADPGKAAVYVNFAGATTTMTRAGGGVFDFFAIDLADVYNEGTSSTIRFTFTQQGGGTQMENVTLDQLVGLQTFVFNKTALTSVAWGSADGTGGWNQFDNIVVDPATVPEPATLALLGLALTGLGFLRRKA; this is encoded by the coding sequence GTGCTTGCCGCAGCCCTGTCGCTTGCGACGCTCCAGGCGAGCGCTGCGGTGATTGATTTCAATGGCCTCGCGCACGATGGGGTTCTCATCGAGGTCAATCCCCTCGCATATGGCGGGTTCCTGTTCTCGAACAGTGTCGATAAGCAGGAAGCCCTGGGGGTCTGGGGCCGGAACGAAGTCCAGCAGGCCGATCCCGGCAAGGCCGCGGTCTACGTCAATTTCGCGGGCGCGACGACAACGATGACGCGCGCCGGAGGGGGCGTGTTCGATTTCTTCGCGATCGACCTCGCCGATGTCTATAACGAGGGGACCTCGTCCACGATTCGGTTCACCTTCACCCAGCAGGGCGGGGGCACCCAGATGGAGAACGTAACCCTCGACCAGCTGGTCGGTCTGCAGACCTTCGTCTTCAATAAGACGGCGCTCACGAGCGTTGCCTGGGGCTCGGCGGATGGCACTGGCGGCTGGAATCAGTTCGACAACATCGTGGTCGATCCCGCCACGGTCCCCGAGCCCGCCACGCTTGCTCTGCTTGGACTCGCCCTGACGGGCCTCGGCTTCCTTCGCCGCAAGGCCTGA
- a CDS encoding ABC transporter ATP-binding protein: MDPIISISGLSKTYASGFAALKGVDLDIRRGEIFALLGPNGAGKTTLISIVCGLVNASAGSVQVDGHDIVRDYRAARERIGLVPQELTTDAFETVWNTVSFSRGLFGKPPNPAYLEQLLKDLSLWAKKDARLMMLSGGMKRRVLIAKALSHEPRILFLDEPTAGVDVELRRDMWQLVRRLRDSGVTVILTTHYIEEAEEMADRIGVIARGELILVEDKAALMKKLGGKQLTLHLATPLAEVPAGLARYGLALGKGGGTLVYRYEMGQGGETEDNAIADLLQDLAAAGIAFADLHTTQRSLEEIFVSLVSEREPAGEGAR; encoded by the coding sequence ATGGACCCCATCATCTCGATCTCCGGTCTCTCCAAGACCTACGCCTCCGGCTTCGCTGCGCTGAAGGGTGTCGACCTCGACATCCGCCGCGGCGAGATCTTCGCCCTGCTCGGGCCCAACGGCGCCGGCAAGACCACGCTGATCAGCATCGTGTGCGGGCTGGTCAATGCCAGCGCCGGCAGCGTGCAGGTCGATGGCCACGACATCGTGCGCGACTACCGCGCCGCGCGCGAACGCATTGGCCTGGTGCCGCAGGAACTGACCACCGATGCCTTCGAGACGGTGTGGAACACGGTGAGCTTCTCGCGCGGCCTGTTCGGCAAGCCGCCCAATCCGGCCTATCTCGAGCAGCTGCTCAAGGACCTGTCGCTGTGGGCGAAGAAGGACGCCAGGCTGATGATGCTCTCGGGCGGCATGAAGCGCCGTGTGCTGATCGCCAAGGCCTTGTCGCACGAGCCGCGCATCCTGTTCCTGGATGAACCCACCGCCGGCGTGGACGTCGAGTTGCGCCGCGACATGTGGCAGCTCGTGCGCCGGCTGCGCGACAGCGGCGTCACCGTCATCCTGACCACGCACTACATCGAGGAGGCCGAGGAGATGGCCGACCGCATCGGCGTGATCGCCCGGGGCGAGCTGATCCTGGTCGAGGACAAGGCCGCGCTGATGAAGAAGCTCGGCGGCAAGCAGCTCACCCTGCACCTCGCCACGCCGCTCGCCGAGGTGCCCGCGGGGCTTGCGCGCTATGGGCTGGCGCTCGGCAAGGGCGGCGGTACGCTGGTCTATCGCTACGAGATGGGGCAGGGCGGCGAAACCGAGGACAACGCGATCGCCGACCTGCTGCAGGACCTCGCCGCCGCCGGCATCGCCTTCGCCGACCTGCACACCACCCAGCGCTCGCTGGAGGAGATCTTCGTCAGCCTGGTGAGCGAGCGCGAACCGGCCGGGGAGGGGGCACGATGA
- a CDS encoding ABC transporter permease encodes MNWHAVRAIYFFEMARTKRTLLQSVLAPVITTSLYFVVFGAAIGARIPEVEGVSYGAFIVPGLIMLNLLTQSVSNASFGIFFPKFSRTIYELLSAPVSHFEIVLSYVGAAATKAVILSVIILATATFFVPLRIEHPLWMVGFLLLTAVSFSLLGFILGIWADNFEKLQLVPLLIITPLTFLGGSFYSIDMLPAAWRTVSLFNPVVYLVSGFRWSFYGTADVGVEVSLAMTLLFLAVFVAIATWMLRTGYRLKP; translated from the coding sequence ATGAACTGGCACGCGGTCCGCGCGATTTACTTCTTCGAGATGGCGCGCACCAAGCGCACGCTGCTGCAGAGCGTGCTGGCGCCGGTGATCACCACGTCGCTGTACTTCGTCGTGTTCGGCGCGGCGATCGGCGCGCGCATCCCCGAGGTGGAAGGGGTGAGCTACGGCGCCTTCATCGTGCCCGGGCTGATCATGCTCAACCTGCTCACGCAGAGCGTGTCGAACGCGTCCTTCGGCATTTTCTTCCCCAAGTTCTCGCGCACGATCTACGAGCTGCTGTCGGCGCCGGTGTCGCACTTCGAGATCGTGCTCTCCTACGTGGGCGCGGCCGCGACCAAGGCGGTGATCCTGAGCGTGATCATCCTCGCCACCGCCACCTTCTTCGTGCCGCTGCGCATCGAGCATCCTCTGTGGATGGTGGGCTTCCTGCTGCTCACCGCAGTGAGCTTCAGCCTGCTCGGCTTCATCCTCGGCATCTGGGCGGACAACTTCGAGAAGCTGCAGCTGGTGCCGCTCCTGATCATCACTCCGCTCACCTTCCTCGGCGGCAGCTTCTACTCGATCGACATGCTGCCGGCGGCGTGGCGCACGGTGTCGCTGTTCAACCCGGTCGTGTATCTGGTGAGCGGCTTTCGCTGGAGCTTCTACGGCACGGCGGACGTGGGGGTGGAGGTGAGCCTGGCGATGACGCTGCTCTTCCTCGCGGTGTTCGTGGCGATCGCGACCTGGATGCTGCGCACGGGGTATCGCTTGAAGCCCTGA
- a CDS encoding DNA methyltransferase, producing the protein MTSSSATASPVATDPATADPAALDTFIARWQRAGGSERANYQLFLTELCELLGLPRPDPAGDDTRDNAYVFERRVVMRQPDGSANNGFIDLYRRGAFVCEAKQSGKTLDTSGWDKAMLRAHNQADQYARALPADEGRPPFILVTDVGRNIELYAEFSRSGATYTPYPDPRSHRIRLEDLRRDDIRQRLRDVWLDPLALDPARRSARVTREIADRLASLAKSLEAAGHPPQQVAGFLMRALFTMFAEDVGLLPPRAFTELLESLKGEPHAFAPMLEHLWQNMNTGGFSPILRNKVLRFNGGLFAEASAIPLDRDQLELLLKASEADWRYVEPAIFGTLLERALDPRERHKLGAHYTPRAYVERLVLPTVIEPLRAEWKEVQAAALTYEQQGKHKDAVAEIRAFHRHLCEVRVLDPACGSGNFLYVTLEHLKRLEGEVLNLLHDLGESQGLLELEGVTVDPHQFLGLEINPRAARIAEMVLWIGYLQWHFRTHGSVNPPEPVLRDFRNIAHRDALIDYEREEPVVDEAGRPVTRWDGVTCRKSPITGEDIPDEAAQVVQMRYVNPRKAEWPQADYIVGNPPFIGNKRMRAVLGNGYVTAVRETWVEVPESADFVMYWWHIAAQALRGGATRRFGFITTNSISQTFNRSVIQRELDQELRLRFAIPDHPWVDSSDGAQVRVAMSVADASHEPGRLWLTQSERASDEDAVEVRFDAVEGVISADLTVGVDTSELASLSANIGLACPGVQLSGQGFLVEASGLEAFQQSTIAALIKRYITGRDLAQTMRVQYVIDTFGLTQNDLRQTYPDAFQWLHDRVKPERDKNPREKYRRDWWIHAEPRGRFRAALAGLERITVTSRTSRHRVFQFIGSSFLPETKVLVFGFDDALQLGVLSSRLHVCFANRVGGWLGVGNDSTYNHSDCLEKFPFPDPTPTQAARIRELAEQLDAHRKRQQAQHPELTLTGMYNVLEKLRAGDTLTPKERTIHEQGLVSVLRELHDALDSAVFEAYGWGDLGAELVGKPGATTPLPDKPEAQAAAEEELLRRLVELNAARAAEEARGLVRWLRPDYQNPGAAQTGPGGAAPEQLEAELEGGAAAAEVDADALPGAAPAAGKAAWPKNMREQVAAVRSALAHQPLPAEAIAARFKRTPRAGVQAVLEALEELGMVVREDGAYRLQG; encoded by the coding sequence GTGACCTCGTCATCCGCCACCGCCTCGCCTGTCGCCACCGATCCCGCCACCGCCGACCCCGCCGCCCTCGACACCTTCATCGCCCGCTGGCAGCGCGCGGGCGGCAGCGAGCGCGCCAACTACCAGCTCTTCCTCACCGAGCTGTGCGAATTGCTCGGCCTGCCGCGCCCCGACCCGGCGGGGGACGACACCCGCGACAACGCCTACGTGTTCGAGCGCCGGGTGGTGATGCGCCAGCCCGACGGCAGCGCCAACAACGGCTTCATCGACCTCTACCGCCGCGGCGCGTTTGTCTGCGAGGCCAAGCAGTCCGGCAAGACGCTCGACACCTCCGGCTGGGACAAGGCCATGCTGCGCGCCCACAACCAGGCCGACCAATACGCCCGCGCCCTGCCTGCCGACGAAGGCCGGCCGCCCTTCATCCTCGTCACCGACGTCGGCCGCAACATCGAGCTGTATGCCGAATTCAGCCGCTCGGGCGCCACCTACACGCCTTATCCCGACCCGCGCAGCCACCGCATCCGCCTCGAAGACCTGCGCCGCGACGACATCCGCCAGCGCCTGCGCGACGTCTGGCTCGATCCGCTCGCGCTCGACCCCGCCCGCCGCTCGGCGCGCGTCACGCGCGAGATCGCCGACCGCCTCGCCTCGCTCGCCAAGTCGCTCGAGGCCGCCGGCCACCCGCCGCAGCAGGTCGCCGGCTTCCTGATGCGCGCGCTGTTCACCATGTTTGCCGAAGACGTCGGCCTGCTGCCGCCGCGCGCCTTCACCGAGCTGCTCGAAAGCCTCAAGGGCGAGCCGCACGCCTTCGCGCCCATGCTCGAGCACCTGTGGCAGAACATGAACACCGGCGGCTTTTCGCCCATCCTGCGCAACAAGGTGCTGCGCTTCAACGGCGGTCTGTTTGCCGAAGCCAGCGCCATCCCGCTCGACCGCGACCAGCTCGAACTGTTGCTCAAGGCCTCCGAGGCCGACTGGCGCTACGTCGAACCCGCCATCTTCGGCACCCTGCTCGAACGCGCGCTCGACCCTCGCGAGCGCCACAAGCTCGGCGCCCACTACACCCCGCGTGCCTACGTCGAGCGCCTGGTGCTGCCCACCGTCATCGAACCGCTGCGCGCCGAGTGGAAGGAAGTACAGGCCGCCGCGCTCACCTACGAGCAGCAGGGCAAGCACAAGGACGCCGTCGCCGAGATCCGCGCCTTCCACCGCCACCTGTGCGAAGTGCGCGTGCTCGACCCGGCCTGCGGCAGCGGCAACTTCTTGTACGTGACGCTGGAACACCTCAAGCGCCTCGAAGGCGAGGTGCTCAACCTGCTGCACGACCTCGGCGAATCCCAGGGCCTGCTCGAACTCGAGGGCGTCACCGTCGACCCGCACCAGTTTCTCGGCCTCGAGATCAACCCGCGCGCCGCGCGCATCGCCGAGATGGTGCTGTGGATCGGCTACCTGCAATGGCACTTCCGCACCCACGGCTCGGTGAACCCGCCCGAGCCCGTGCTGCGCGACTTCCGCAACATCGCGCACCGCGACGCGCTGATCGACTATGAGCGCGAGGAACCGGTCGTCGACGAAGCCGGCCGCCCCGTCACGCGCTGGGACGGCGTCACCTGCAGGAAGAGCCCGATCACCGGCGAGGACATCCCGGACGAAGCCGCGCAGGTGGTGCAGATGCGCTACGTCAATCCGCGCAAGGCCGAATGGCCGCAGGCGGATTACATCGTGGGGAATCCGCCCTTCATCGGGAACAAGCGGATGCGCGCGGTTCTCGGGAATGGTTATGTCACGGCCGTTCGAGAAACGTGGGTCGAGGTCCCGGAGTCTGCAGATTTCGTAATGTATTGGTGGCACATCGCTGCCCAGGCACTGCGCGGTGGAGCCACTCGGCGCTTCGGCTTTATCACTACGAACTCCATCTCGCAGACGTTCAACCGTTCAGTGATACAGCGCGAGTTGGATCAAGAGCTTCGTCTGCGATTCGCGATACCGGATCACCCTTGGGTCGATAGCTCCGATGGAGCTCAGGTGCGGGTCGCAATGAGCGTCGCTGACGCTTCGCACGAGCCGGGTAGGCTTTGGCTGACACAAAGTGAGCGCGCATCAGACGAAGATGCGGTCGAAGTGCGCTTCGACGCCGTTGAGGGCGTGATCTCTGCGGACCTGACTGTCGGTGTTGATACTTCCGAACTGGCTTCCTTGAGCGCGAACATCGGTCTGGCATGCCCCGGCGTCCAGCTTTCCGGACAAGGTTTTCTTGTTGAGGCCAGTGGACTTGAAGCATTCCAGCAATCGACGATTGCTGCGCTGATCAAGCGTTACATTACTGGCCGCGACTTGGCCCAGACAATGCGGGTTCAGTACGTGATCGACACCTTTGGGCTCACGCAGAATGATTTAAGACAGACGTATCCAGATGCGTTTCAGTGGCTTCACGACCGGGTCAAACCTGAGCGGGACAAGAACCCGCGCGAGAAATACCGGCGCGACTGGTGGATTCATGCCGAACCGAGGGGTAGGTTCAGAGCGGCTCTCGCAGGGCTTGAGCGAATCACCGTTACTTCCCGTACTTCAAGGCACCGGGTCTTTCAGTTCATTGGGTCCTCGTTCTTGCCGGAGACGAAGGTTCTTGTTTTCGGATTCGATGACGCGCTTCAGCTTGGCGTGTTGTCATCCCGGTTGCACGTTTGCTTTGCCAATCGGGTTGGCGGGTGGCTGGGAGTGGGCAATGACTCGACCTATAACCACTCGGACTGCCTTGAGAAATTCCCCTTCCCCGACCCCACCCCCACCCAGGCCGCCCGCATCCGAGAGCTCGCCGAGCAGCTCGACGCCCACCGCAAGCGCCAGCAGGCGCAGCACCCCGAGCTGACCCTCACCGGCATGTACAACGTGCTCGAAAAGCTGCGCGCCGGCGACACGCTCACGCCCAAGGAGCGCACGATCCACGAGCAGGGCCTGGTGTCGGTGCTGCGCGAACTGCACGACGCGCTCGACAGCGCGGTGTTCGAGGCCTACGGCTGGGGCGACCTCGGAGCCGAACTCGTCGGCAAGCCTGGCGCCACCACCCCGCTGCCCGACAAACCCGAAGCCCAGGCCGCCGCCGAGGAAGAACTGCTGCGCCGCCTGGTCGAACTCAACGCCGCCCGCGCCGCCGAAGAAGCCCGCGGCCTGGTGCGCTGGCTGCGCCCCGACTACCAGAACCCCGGCGCCGCGCAAACCGGGCCGGGTGGCGCCGCCCCCGAGCAGCTCGAAGCCGAACTCGAAGGCGGGGCCGCCGCCGCTGAAGTCGATGCCGACGCCTTGCCGGGCGCAGCTCCTGCCGCCGGCAAGGCCGCGTGGCCCAAGAACATGCGCGAACAGGTCGCCGCCGTGCGCAGCGCGCTCGCCCACCAGCCCCTGCCCGCCGAGGCCATCGCCGCCCGCTTCAAGCGCACGCCCCGCGCCGGCGTGCAGGCCGTGCTCGAAGCGCTGGAGGAACTGGGCATGGTGGTGCGCGAGGACGGCGCGTATCGGCTGCAGGGGTGA
- the leuE gene encoding leucine efflux protein LeuE, giving the protein MFYGITDLTTFILGTIFIVLLPGPNSLYVMAAASRWGVRAGYQGAAGIFVGDTILMLLAVTGMASVLRATPELFMVIKYAGAAYLAWVGLSLLRGALATWRRGDETAEAVGDGKPDYPPVRSTPHPFRTALVISLMNPKAILFFVSFFIQFVDPAYDHPALSFVILGVIVQICSVLYLSVLIFAGARLAAEFRRHRRVAAGATAGVGGVFIGFGAKLATATLG; this is encoded by the coding sequence ATGTTCTACGGCATCACCGACCTCACCACCTTCATCCTCGGCACCATCTTCATCGTGCTGCTACCGGGGCCCAATTCGCTGTACGTGATGGCGGCGGCCTCGCGCTGGGGCGTGCGCGCCGGCTACCAGGGCGCGGCCGGCATCTTCGTCGGCGACACCATCCTGATGCTGCTCGCCGTCACCGGCATGGCCTCGGTGCTGCGCGCCACGCCCGAGCTGTTCATGGTGATCAAGTACGCCGGCGCGGCTTATCTCGCCTGGGTGGGCCTCAGTCTGCTGCGCGGCGCGCTCGCCACCTGGCGGCGCGGCGACGAGACCGCCGAGGCCGTCGGCGACGGCAAGCCCGACTACCCGCCGGTGCGCAGCACGCCGCACCCTTTCCGCACGGCACTCGTCATCAGCCTGATGAACCCGAAGGCGATCCTGTTCTTCGTGTCCTTCTTCATCCAGTTCGTCGATCCGGCCTACGACCACCCGGCGCTGTCCTTCGTGATCCTCGGCGTGATCGTGCAGATCTGCAGCGTGCTCTACCTGTCGGTGCTGATCTTCGCCGGCGCCCGCCTCGCCGCCGAGTTCCGCCGCCACCGCCGCGTTGCCGCCGGGGCGACGGCAGGGGTGGGCGGCGTGTTCATCGGCTTCGGCGCCAAGCTGGCGACGGCGACGCTGGGTTGA
- a CDS encoding type II toxin-antitoxin system RelE/ParE family toxin, with amino-acid sequence MAAIELVPEVAGDFERILDHLALHEAHDPDGHIRDIIQAFDVLERNPRIGRAVRAGKRELIIGRRGHGYIALYRYIEALDTVIILAIRSQSEAGYRSPALDQ; translated from the coding sequence ATGGCGGCGATAGAGCTGGTGCCGGAGGTAGCCGGCGACTTCGAGCGCATCCTCGACCACCTGGCCCTGCATGAAGCACATGACCCCGACGGGCATATCCGCGACATCATCCAGGCCTTTGATGTGCTCGAGCGCAATCCACGCATCGGACGCGCGGTGCGCGCTGGCAAGCGCGAGTTGATCATCGGCCGGCGCGGACACGGCTACATCGCCCTCTACCGCTACATCGAAGCGCTCGACACGGTCATCATCCTGGCCATCCGCAGCCAGAGCGAAGCGGGCTACCGCAGCCCGGCACTCGATCAGTAA
- a CDS encoding DUF1778 domain-containing protein codes for MSTTTIRLPEELKARVAAAARSEGTTAHGFILEAIAEKAAQVERQAEFDAQAEERYAALVRTGESIPWADMRRYLEARAQGDNARPPVARKLAR; via the coding sequence ATGTCTACCACGACGATCCGTTTGCCCGAAGAGCTCAAGGCCCGGGTGGCTGCTGCCGCCAGAAGCGAGGGCACAACCGCCCACGGCTTCATCCTCGAGGCAATTGCCGAGAAAGCAGCCCAGGTCGAGCGCCAGGCCGAATTCGATGCGCAGGCAGAAGAACGCTACGCGGCGCTGGTCAGGACGGGCGAATCGATTCCCTGGGCCGACATGCGACGCTACCTCGAAGCACGCGCGCAGGGCGACAACGCGCGGCCACCCGTCGCACGCAAGCTCGCGCGCTGA
- a CDS encoding toll/interleukin-1 receptor domain-containing protein, translated as MPKLFISYRREDSAGFAGRLTDALEQRLGAGSVFRDVDDIRPGEDFEAVIERGLRQVQAVLVVIGPGWLEAAADGRRRLDQADDFVRREVESALASGKPVVPILVGGASMPDAAALPPALRGLANRQALVMGDASWAADLARLQAVLAQWLEAPAASPAPRRKLLAGAAVVLAALGLGGWWLWQGRGPGPEAVVGAWKAEVAYPWNLSLEETFDFALRDGRIEGQASFLGVARALEAVAWRDGRLHFLTRSETVSGDEPAREMVQRYELTPVDDTLRVRLQIHRSHSVDAPLEFVAQRR; from the coding sequence ATGCCCAAGCTGTTCATCTCCTATCGTCGCGAAGACAGCGCCGGCTTCGCCGGCCGGCTCACCGACGCGCTCGAGCAGCGCCTCGGCGCCGGCAGCGTGTTCCGCGACGTGGACGACATCCGCCCGGGCGAGGACTTCGAGGCCGTCATCGAGCGCGGCCTGCGGCAGGTGCAGGCGGTGCTCGTGGTGATCGGCCCGGGCTGGCTCGAGGCCGCGGCCGACGGCCGCCGCCGCCTCGACCAAGCGGACGACTTCGTGCGCCGCGAGGTGGAAAGCGCGCTCGCCAGCGGCAAGCCGGTCGTCCCCATCCTGGTGGGCGGCGCGTCCATGCCGGACGCGGCGGCGCTGCCGCCCGCGCTGCGCGGCCTCGCCAACCGCCAGGCGCTGGTCATGGGCGATGCCTCGTGGGCGGCGGATCTGGCGCGTCTGCAGGCGGTGCTCGCGCAGTGGCTGGAGGCGCCCGCCGCTTCGCCCGCGCCCCGCCGGAAGCTGCTTGCCGGGGCGGCGGTGGTGCTGGCGGCGCTCGGCCTGGGCGGCTGGTGGCTGTGGCAGGGCCGCGGTCCCGGGCCGGAGGCGGTCGTCGGTGCCTGGAAGGCCGAGGTGGCCTACCCCTGGAACCTGAGCCTGGAGGAGACCTTCGACTTCGCCCTGCGCGACGGCCGCATCGAAGGCCAGGCGAGCTTTCTCGGCGTCGCGCGCGCGCTCGAGGCGGTGGCTTGGCGCGACGGCCGGCTGCACTTCCTCACCCGCAGCGAGACGGTTTCGGGCGACGAGCCCGCGCGCGAGATGGTGCAGCGCTACGAGCTCACCCCGGTGGATGACACCCTGCGCGTGCGCCTGCAGATCCACCGCAGCCACAGCGTGGATGCGCCGCTCGAGTTCGTCGCGCAGCGGCGCTGA
- a CDS encoding Glu/Leu/Phe/Val dehydrogenase, with amino-acid sequence MSAAPQDTQHFDRLAGLSYLNPAAPEPWASFVEQIERVRPYLGSLERWIETLKHPKRTLIVDVPIERDDGTVAHYEGYRVQHSLSRGPGKGGVRFHPDVTLNEVMALAGWMTIKNAAVGLPFGGAKGGIRVDPASVSKGELQRITRRYTSEIGVIIGPDRDIPAPDVGTNAMTMAVMMDTFSMNRGGTATGVVTGKPIALGGSLGRQEATGRGVFITAREAGRHQHIPIEGARVVVQGFGNVGGIGARLFHEAGARVIAIADHTATLVNEAGIDIPAALAHAAAHGGLKGFAGAAPIDIEDFWRLECEFLVPAALEGQLTVERAAELRAKIVVEGANGPTTPAADDILRERGILVVPDVLANAGGVTVSYFEWVQDFSSFFWTEEEINDRLERIMVGAFAAIWKIAQDKAVSLRTAAFIIACHRVLEARAERGLYP; translated from the coding sequence ATGAGCGCAGCCCCCCAGGACACCCAGCACTTCGACCGCCTTGCCGGCCTGTCCTACCTGAACCCCGCCGCCCCCGAGCCGTGGGCGAGCTTCGTCGAGCAGATCGAGCGCGTGCGCCCCTACCTCGGATCGCTCGAGCGCTGGATCGAGACCTTGAAGCACCCCAAGCGCACCCTGATCGTCGACGTGCCGATCGAGCGCGACGATGGCACCGTGGCCCACTACGAGGGCTACCGCGTGCAGCACAGCCTGTCGCGCGGCCCCGGCAAGGGCGGCGTGCGCTTCCACCCTGACGTCACCCTCAACGAGGTGATGGCACTCGCCGGCTGGATGACGATCAAGAACGCCGCGGTGGGCCTGCCCTTCGGCGGCGCCAAGGGCGGCATCCGCGTCGACCCGGCGAGCGTCAGCAAGGGCGAGCTGCAGCGCATCACCCGCCGCTACACCTCCGAGATCGGCGTCATCATCGGCCCCGACCGCGACATCCCCGCGCCCGACGTCGGCACCAATGCGATGACGATGGCGGTGATGATGGACACCTTCTCGATGAACCGCGGCGGCACCGCCACCGGCGTCGTCACCGGCAAGCCGATCGCGCTCGGCGGCAGCCTGGGCCGCCAGGAAGCCACCGGCCGCGGCGTGTTCATCACCGCGCGCGAGGCCGGCCGCCACCAGCACATTCCGATCGAGGGCGCGCGCGTCGTCGTGCAGGGCTTCGGCAACGTCGGCGGCATCGGCGCGCGCCTGTTCCACGAGGCCGGTGCGCGCGTGATCGCGATCGCCGACCACACCGCCACGCTGGTGAACGAGGCCGGCATCGACATCCCGGCGGCACTGGCGCACGCCGCCGCGCACGGCGGCCTGAAGGGCTTTGCCGGCGCCGCGCCGATCGACATCGAGGATTTCTGGCGCCTGGAGTGCGAGTTCCTCGTCCCTGCCGCGCTCGAGGGCCAGCTCACCGTCGAGCGCGCCGCCGAGCTGCGCGCGAAGATCGTCGTCGAAGGCGCCAACGGCCCCACTACCCCGGCAGCCGACGACATCCTGCGCGAGCGCGGCATCCTGGTCGTACCCGACGTGCTCGCCAACGCCGGCGGCGTGACCGTGTCCTACTTCGAGTGGGTGCAGGACTTCTCGAGCTTCTTCTGGACCGAGGAGGAGATCAACGACCGCCTCGAGCGCATCATGGTCGGCGCCTTCGCGGCGATCTGGAAGATCGCCCAGGACAAGGCGGTGTCGCTGCGCACCGCCGCCTTCATCATCGCCTGCCACCGCGTGCTCGAGGCGCGCGCCGAGCGCGGGCTGTATCCCTGA